In Candidatus Micrarchaeota archaeon, the following proteins share a genomic window:
- a CDS encoding ABC-2 family transporter protein yields MGLRLILRLLRVRFKENMEYRIGWVFMFLTTLTSILTGIVFWFMLSDGEGFHGWSYPELILLSTIGLLSREITYVIGIDPWIKELFKERLTVYMTKPVRLLRYLCLRHGDLLSTPGILTSLVTLWLVPHVYHVDVDLPLFLVFFIFSVFIHAALFFIILIVGLYWYDTAEAVDEFIYSLLFLCRNPIDKIKTGLFSVILYPLLFVSVFPSHAFAGELTASPLYISEVFLGFILIFWIEYKLWERGLKKYESFGG; encoded by the coding sequence ATGGGCCTCAGGTTGATACTGCGTCTGTTGCGGGTGCGGTTCAAAGAAAACATGGAATACAGGATAGGATGGGTGTTCATGTTCCTGACTACGCTCACCTCTATACTTACCGGTATAGTGTTCTGGTTCATGCTGAGCGACGGTGAGGGGTTCCATGGGTGGTCTTATCCGGAGTTGATCCTGTTATCCACGATCGGATTGTTATCCCGCGAGATCACATACGTGATAGGGATTGACCCGTGGATAAAAGAGTTGTTTAAAGAACGGTTGACCGTCTACATGACAAAACCAGTCCGTCTGTTGAGATATCTTTGTCTCCGTCATGGCGACCTTCTCAGTACACCCGGGATCCTAACATCATTAGTGACGTTGTGGTTGGTACCCCATGTGTATCATGTGGATGTTGACCTTCCGCTTTTCTTAGTATTCTTTATATTCTCTGTATTCATTCATGCAGCCCTGTTCTTCATAATTCTGATCGTCGGTCTTTACTGGTACGATACCGCTGAAGCGGTAGACGAATTCATATACAGTCTACTCTTTCTATGTCGTAATCCTATAGATAAGATAAAAACTGGTTTGTTCTCCGTAATCCTCTATCCGCTGTTGTTCGTGTCGGTGTTTCCTAGTCATGCGTTCGCAGGGGAACTGACCGCGTCTCCGCTCTATATATCAGAAGTTTTCTTAGGATTCATTCTGATATTCTGGATAGAGTATAAGTTATGGGAGAGGGGACTGAAGAAATACGAAAGTTTTGGGGGATGA
- a CDS encoding ATP-binding cassette domain-containing protein: MGNAIRVEHLVKEFNVPKKPRTLFQRVKNVFIRDWEVFRAVEDISFTVGKGEFLGLLGKNGSGKTTTIKILSGILTPTSGRVSCLGEIPWKRRKEYLKRIGVLFGNRSNLIFDIELEESFLMYKDIYGLSDTFYDNRMKLLNRLLELENLLHMPVRKLSFGQRMRGELGVVFLHRPELVFLDEPTIGIDPLAKEKVHRFLHEINKRDGVTVVLTTHNIDDVERLCERVIVLSKGKVVFDGPVDTLRSKYVKFKDVVVEFTEVKDERLFNKMVKMLKDVEKGETYFRGRLSKRRQKAFFEMLTSSVELSQMDVTEPALEEIIKEIYRER; the protein is encoded by the coding sequence ATGGGAAATGCGATCCGTGTCGAGCATCTGGTAAAGGAGTTCAACGTTCCAAAGAAGCCCAGGACCCTTTTCCAGAGGGTGAAGAATGTATTCATCAGGGATTGGGAGGTGTTCAGGGCAGTTGAGGATATCTCTTTTACCGTGGGTAAAGGTGAGTTCTTAGGTCTCCTCGGTAAGAACGGGTCTGGTAAGACAACCACTATTAAGATCCTTTCGGGAATACTGACACCTACCAGCGGTAGGGTGAGTTGTCTCGGCGAAATACCTTGGAAGAGGAGGAAGGAGTATCTGAAGAGGATCGGTGTACTCTTCGGGAACAGGAGTAATCTCATATTTGATATTGAGTTGGAGGAATCCTTCCTCATGTATAAAGATATCTACGGTTTATCCGATACCTTCTACGATAACCGAATGAAACTGTTGAACCGTCTCTTAGAGTTGGAAAATCTCCTACACATGCCAGTACGTAAACTGTCCTTCGGACAGAGGATGAGGGGCGAACTGGGTGTTGTGTTCTTACACAGACCTGAGTTGGTCTTCTTAGACGAACCTACCATAGGTATAGACCCATTAGCCAAGGAGAAGGTGCATAGATTTCTTCATGAGATTAATAAAAGGGACGGGGTTACGGTCGTGCTGACTACACATAATATAGATGATGTTGAACGGTTGTGCGAACGTGTGATCGTGTTGAGTAAGGGTAAGGTTGTGTTTGACGGACCTGTTGATACGCTTAGGAGTAAGTATGTGAAGTTTAAGGATGTGGTTGTTGAATTTACCGAGGTAAAGGATGAGAGATTGTTCAATAAAATGGTTAAGATGTTAAAGGATGTTGAGAAGGGCGAGACCTATTTCAGAGGTCGGTTATCCAAGAGACGACAGAAGGCGTTCTTTGAGATGTTAACCTCCTCTGTAGAACTCTCTCAGATGGATGTGACAGAACCTGCTCTAGAGGAGATCATTAAAGAGATATACAGGGAGAGGTAA